A single Cannabis sativa cultivar Pink pepper isolate KNU-18-1 chromosome 7, ASM2916894v1, whole genome shotgun sequence DNA region contains:
- the LOC115696884 gene encoding cannabidiolic acid synthase-like 2 precursor (The RefSeq protein has 1 substitution compared to this genomic sequence), giving the protein MKYSTFCFWYVCKIIFFFLSFNIQISIANPQENFLKCFSQYIPTNVTNAKLVYTQHDQFYMSILNSTIQNLRFTSETTPKPLVIITPLNVSHIQGTILCSKKVGLQIRTRSGGHDAEGMSYISQVPFVIVDLRNMHSVKIDVHSQTAWVEAGATLGEVYYWINENNENLSFPAGYCPTVGAGGHFSGGGYGALMRNYGLAADNIIDAHLVNVDGKVLDRKSMGEDLFWAIRGGGGENFGIIAAWKIRLVAVPSMSTIFSVKKNMEIHELVKLVNKWQNIAYMYEKELLLFTHFITRNITDNQGKNKTTIHSYFSSIFHGGVDSLVDLMNKSFPELGIKKTDCKQLSWIDTIIFYSGVVNYNTTNFKKEILLDRSGGRKAAFSIKLDYVKKPIPETAMVTILEKLYEEDVGVGMFVFYPYGGIMDEISESAIPFPHRAGIMYEIWYIASWEKQEDNEKHINWIRNVYNFTTPYVSQNPRMAYLNYRDLDLGKTNFESPNNYTQARIWGEKYFGKNFNRLVKVKTKVDPDNFFRNEQSIPPLPLRHH; this is encoded by the coding sequence ATGAAGTACTCAACATTCTGTTTTTGGTATGTTTGCaagataatatttttctttctctcaTTCAATATCCAAATTTCAATAGCTAATCCTCAAGAAAACTTCCTTAAATGCTTCTCACAATATATTCCCACCAATGTAACAAATGCAAAACTCGTATACACTCAACACGACCAATTTTATATGTCTATCCTAAATTCGACCATACAAAATCTTAGATTTACCTCTGAAACAACCCCAAAACCACTTGTTATCATCACTCCTTTAAATGTCTCCCATATCCAAGGCACTATTCTATGCTCCAAGAAAGTTGGCTTGCAGATTCGAACTCGAAGCGGTGGTCATGATGCTGAGGGCATGTCCTACATATCTGAAGTCCCATTTGTTATAGTAGACTTGAGAAACATGCATTCGGTCAAAATAGATGTTCATAGCCAAACTGCATGGGTTGAAGCCGGAGCTACCCTTGGAGAAGTTTATTATTGGATCAATGAGAACAATGAGAATCTTAGTTTTCCTGCTGGGTACTGCCCTACTGTTGGCGCGGGTGGACACTTTAGTGGAGGAGGCTATGGAGCATTGATGCGAAATTATGGCCTCGCGGCTGATAATATCATTGATGCGCACTTAGTCAATGTTGATGGAAAAGTTTTAGATCGAAAATCCATGGGGGAAGATTTGTTTTGGGCTATACGTGGTGGTGGAGGAGAAAACTTTGGAATCATTGCAGCGTGGAAAATTAGACTTGTTGCTGTCCCATCAATGTCTACTATATTCAGTGTTAAAAAGAACATGGAGATACATGAGCTTGTCAAGTTAGTTAACAAATGGCAAAATATTGCTTACATGTATGAAAAAGAATTATTACTCTTTACTCACTTTATAACCAGGAATATTACAGATAATCAAGGGAAGAATAAGACAACAATACACAGTTACTTCTCCTCCATTTTCCATGGTGGAGTGGATAGTCTAGTCGACTTGATGAACAAGAGCTTTCCTGAATTGGGTATTAAAAAAACAGATTGCAAACAGTTGAGCTGGATTGATACTATCATCTTCTACAGTGGTGTTGTAAATTACAACacaactaattttaaaaaagaaattttgcTTGATAGATCAGGTGGGCGGAAGGCGGCTTTCTCGATTAAGTTAGACTATGTTAAGAAACCGATTCCAGAAACCGCAATGGTCACaattttggaaaaattataTGAAGAAGATGTAGGAGTTGGGATGTTTGTGTTTTACCCTTATGGTGGTATAATGGATGAGATTTCAGAATCAGCAATTCCATTCCCTCATCGAGCTGGAATCATGTATGAAATTTGGTACATAGCTTCATGGGAGAAGCAAGAAGATAATGAAAAGCATATAAACTGGATTCGGAATGTTTATAATTTCACGACTCCTTATGTGTCCCAAAATCCAAGAATGGCGTATCTCAATTATAGGGACCTTGATTTAGGAAAAACTAATTTCGAGAGTCCTAATAATTACACACAAGCACGTATTTGGGGTGAAAAGTATTTTGGTAAAAATTTTAATAGGTTAGTAAAAGTAAAAACCAAGGTTGATCCCGATAATTTCTTTAGAAACGAACAAAGCATCCCACCTCTTCCCCTACGTCATCATTAA